One Brassica napus cultivar Da-Ae chromosome C2, Da-Ae, whole genome shotgun sequence DNA window includes the following coding sequences:
- the LOC106393406 gene encoding uncharacterized protein LOC106393406: MPLSPDPYFMDIEVNVVHDSPVHRDHPAAPASPAAHIPPAPATPIPAAQPEPAPTDPAVIALLEQMAESVNFQHQALNAQRDAQRDAQRDAQRNAQRAQPGPVPTTSHPDFLKIVMIMKNLGTKHYKGGTDPFEADAWLHNLEQNFAATSCPEEFKKDVAVYYLEKDAISWWLCVERNFGDFDLCWADFRTTFVRKYFPPEARDRLEIKFMELVQGGLYIRKYEVEFTRLRKYVHYGRQDEMMIIRKFLRGLNPNIRSRLETVEFHRLVDLVERAVNVEEAIAAERASSSNSAQPRRPSVTFHPQPYSAMQRGRGALTCFTCGQLGHVRRDCPNVGQFQPAVPSHITCFTCGERGHYATSCPRTHLAQPVLSSARPVGPVNPPLPLPPAKRPAIAGRAYDLELPGPSGPGPPQGPISGTFLMGGISAHILFDSGATHSFVAPEVASRFDEEFTKVNLSIPVLTPRDQVLETEGCILRVPIIIQDMVFPVHLLVLPLERYEVILGMDWLSSYRAHLDCGRGKIVFERDTQTPLAYHGVVPSVGVSLVSALRIENLLEKGEEVYLVTLVAGPVEDEKEENMEEIPVVREYEDVFKALEGLPPSRSNPFSITLEPGSAAIAKAPY, encoded by the exons ATGCCTTTGTCTCCAGACCCGTACTTCATGGACATCGAGGTGAATGTGGTACACGATAGTCCAGTGCACAGAGATCATCCCGCAGCTCCTGCATCTCCTGCCGCTCATATTCCACCAGCCCCTGCCACACCTATTCCAGCAGCACAACCTGAACCAGCGCCAACTGATCCAGCTGTAATAGCACTTCTAGAACAGATGGCTGAGAGTGTGAATTTTCAACATCAAGCACTGAATGCACAGCGTGACGCACAGCGTGACGCACAGCGTGACGCACAGCGTAACGCACAGCGTGCTCAGCCAGGTCCAGTACCTACCACTTCTCATCCAGACTTCCTGAAGATAGTCATGATTATGAAGAACTTGGGGACGAAGCATTACAAGGGAGGCACTGATCCCTTTGAAGCTGATGCGTGGCTTCACAATCTCGAGCAGAACTTTGCTGCAACCAGTTGTCCAGAAGAATTCAAGAAGGACGTGGCTGTTTACTATCTAGAGAAGGACGCCATCAGTTGGTGGTTATGTGTAGAGAGGAACTTTGGAGACTTCGATCTGTGTTGGGCTGACTTCCGCACAACGTTCGTTCGAAAGTACTTCCCACCGGAGGCCCGTGATCGTTTGGAGATTAAGTTCATGGAGCTAGTTCAGGGAGGATTATATATTAGGAAGTATGAGGTAGAGTTCACCCGCCTCAGGAAGTATGTCCACTATGGTCGGCAGGACGAGATGATGATTATCCGTAAGTTCCTTCGAGGACTTAACCCAAATATCAGGAGCAGACTTGAGACAGTAGAGTTTCATAGGCTTGTTGATCTTGTTGAGCGTGCTGTGAACGTTGAGGAGGCCATTGCTGCTGAGAGAGCTTCTTCTAGCAATTCCGCACAACCTAGACGTCCATCTGTTACGTTCCATCCTCAGCCGTATTCTGCTATGCAGCGAGGACGAGGAGCCCTGACTTGTTTCACTTGTGGCCAGCTGGGCCATGTTAGGCGAGATTGTCCGAACGTGGGACAGTTCCAACCGGCTGTACCATCTCACATCACTTGTTTCACGTGTGGAGAGCGAGGACATTACGCGACATCATGTCCGCGCACTCATCTTGCTCAGCCTGTTCTTTCGAGTGCTCGACCCGTTGGACCAGTTAACCCACCTTTACCCTTACCTCCTGCTAAGCGTCCAGCCATTGCTGGTAGGGCTTACGATTTAGAGTTACCAGGACCATCCGGACCCGGACCACCTCAGGGTCCGATTTCAG GGACTTTTCTTATGGGTGGAATATCTGCCCATATCCTTTTCGATTCGGgagcaacacatagttttgtagCTCCCGAAGTAGCATCTAGATTTGATGAAGAATTCACTAAGGTGAATTTATCCATTCCCGTTCTAACTCCcagagatcaagttcttgaaacTGAAGGATGTATTCTAAGAGTTCCAATCATTATCCAAGATATGGTTTTTCCGGTTCATTTGTTAGTTCTCCCATTAGAGAGGTACGAGGTAATCTTAGGGATGGATTGGCTGTCAAGTTACCGAGCTCACCTTGATTGTGGTCGAGGGAAGATTGTTTtcgagagagatacccaaaccCCTTTAGCTTACCATGGCGTAGTACCAAGTGTTGGAGTGTCATTAGTATCAGCCTTGAGAATTGAAAACCTGTTGGAGAAGGGTGAAGAAGTGTACTTAGTGACCTTGGTTGCTGGACCAGTAGAAGACGAGAAAGAGGAGAACATGGAAGAAATACCAGTAGTCAGAGAATATGAGGACGTGTTTAAGGCATTAGAGGGATTGCCGCCGTCTAGGAGTAACCCCTTTAGTATAACCTTAGAACCCGGATCAGCTGCAATAGCAAAGGCACCATACTGA